In Acidiphilium acidophilum, one genomic interval encodes:
- a CDS encoding ABC transporter ATP-binding protein, with amino-acid sequence MFSFFESLLNPTARPPHRTLPVLGEPRALVRFYVHFLRQAPWLIVGLFVSGIMVAGLDLTLPLFIGQITAMLTHTAPKQLLATHWRELLLMAVVVLLLRPGARLMQDLFTNQAINPGLTNLIRWQNHFHLVRQSWTFFQNDFAGRIANRVMQTGPALRESMVSATNAVWYFIVYGTAAILVLTHADWRLGLPILAWLLAYIGLMIYTVPRLRERSRAVSEARSALTGRIVDSYTNILTVKLFARSADEDAFVQETVDRHTKIFRRQTRMVTGWIFSLTTLNALMIAGTATVALALWVNGKIALAAVATALPMAWNMANFSGWISMNISAIFENLGVVQDGMRSIAQPRQMGDAPDATPFKFHQGRIEFDHVTFDYGRIRDQGARGGVLHDLSLTIEPGERVGLIGRSGAGKSTLVNLLLRFHDPATGRITIDGQNIKTLTQESLRGAIGMVTQDTSLLHRSIAENIRYGRPEASMQDVIDAAREAHAFDFIEELEDWDGRRGFDAHVGERGVKLSGGQRQRIAIARVILKDAPILVLDEATSALDSEVEAAIQEQLAGLMEGRTVIAIAHRLSTIARMDRLIILDAGRIVETGTHDSLLNQNGIYASLWRRQSGAMQIDA; translated from the coding sequence ATGTTCTCCTTTTTCGAATCCCTCCTCAACCCCACCGCCCGCCCGCCTCACCGCACCCTGCCGGTGCTCGGCGAACCCCGCGCCCTCGTCCGCTTCTACGTCCATTTCCTCCGCCAGGCCCCGTGGCTGATCGTCGGCCTGTTCGTCTCCGGCATCATGGTCGCCGGACTCGATCTCACCCTGCCGCTCTTCATCGGCCAGATCACCGCCATGCTTACCCACACCGCGCCGAAACAACTCCTCGCCACCCACTGGCGCGAACTCCTCCTCATGGCCGTCGTCGTCCTGCTCCTGCGCCCCGGCGCCCGCCTGATGCAGGATCTCTTCACCAACCAGGCCATCAACCCCGGCCTCACCAACCTCATCCGCTGGCAGAACCACTTCCACCTCGTCCGCCAGAGCTGGACCTTCTTCCAGAACGACTTCGCCGGACGCATCGCCAACCGCGTCATGCAGACCGGACCGGCCCTGCGCGAATCCATGGTCTCCGCCACCAACGCGGTCTGGTACTTCATCGTCTACGGCACCGCCGCCATCCTCGTCCTCACCCACGCGGACTGGCGGCTCGGCCTGCCCATCCTCGCCTGGCTGCTCGCCTATATCGGCCTCATGATCTACACCGTCCCCCGCCTGCGCGAACGCTCCCGCGCCGTCTCCGAAGCCCGCTCCGCCCTCACCGGCCGCATCGTGGACAGCTACACCAACATCCTCACCGTCAAACTCTTCGCCCGCTCCGCCGACGAAGATGCCTTCGTCCAGGAAACCGTCGACAGACACACCAAAATCTTCCGCCGCCAGACCCGCATGGTCACCGGCTGGATCTTCTCCCTCACCACCCTCAACGCGCTGATGATCGCCGGCACCGCCACCGTCGCCCTCGCCCTCTGGGTCAACGGCAAAATCGCCCTCGCCGCCGTCGCCACCGCCCTGCCGATGGCCTGGAACATGGCGAACTTCTCCGGCTGGATCTCCATGAACATCTCCGCCATCTTCGAAAACCTCGGCGTGGTGCAGGACGGCATGCGCTCCATCGCCCAACCCCGCCAGATGGGCGATGCCCCGGACGCAACCCCCTTCAAATTCCACCAGGGCCGCATCGAATTCGACCACGTCACCTTCGATTACGGCCGCATCCGCGACCAGGGTGCCCGCGGCGGCGTCCTGCACGACCTCAGCCTGACCATCGAACCCGGCGAACGCGTCGGCCTCATCGGCCGCTCCGGCGCCGGCAAATCAACCCTGGTCAACCTCCTGCTCCGCTTCCACGACCCCGCCACCGGGCGCATCACCATCGACGGGCAGAACATCAAAACCCTCACCCAGGAATCCCTGCGCGGCGCCATCGGCATGGTCACCCAGGACACCTCCCTCCTCCACCGCTCGATCGCCGAAAACATCCGCTACGGCCGCCCCGAAGCCTCCATGCAGGACGTGATCGACGCCGCCCGCGAAGCCCACGCCTTCGATTTCATCGAGGAACTCGAAGACTGGGACGGCCGGCGCGGCTTCGACGCCCATGTCGGCGAACGCGGCGTCAAACTCTCCGGCGGCCAGCGCCAACGCATCGCCATCGCCCGCGTCATCCTCAAGGACGCCCCCATCCTCGTGCTCGACGAAGCCACCTCCGCCCTCGATTCCGAAGTCGAAGCCGCCATCCAGGAACAACTCGCCGGCCTCATGGAAGGCCGCACCGTCATCGCCATCGCCCACCGCCTCTCCACCATCGCCCGCATGGACCGCCTGATCATCCTCGACGCCGGCCGCATCGTCGAAACCGGAACCCACGACTCCCTCCTGAACCAGAACGGCATCTACGCCAGCCTCTGGCGCCGCCAATCCGGCGCCATGCAAATCGACGCGTGA
- a CDS encoding phosphoglycerate kinase: MAAYRTLDGVDVAGKRVLMRADLNVPLRDGRITDLTRLERLSPTIVELSGKGAKVIVLSHFDRPKGKRVESMSLRPVAGALGEVLGREVGFVEDCVGDAVAAAVGAMQDGDVLVLENTRFHEGEEANDVALAMLIATHGEMFVNDAFSAAHRAHATTEGIARLLPSYAGRLMQAELDALNAALGTPQRPVGAIVGGSKVSTKLDLLTNLITKVDLLVIGGAMANTFLAAQGAELGKSLQETALHPTALEILAAAEKHGCRILLPVDFVVSETFAANPPTEVVSARNVPANAMALDVGPATTDEIIEAVKGLKTLIWNGPLGAFETPPFDTATMRLAAAVAEATEAGMISVGGGGDTVAALKQAGIIERMTYVSSAGGAFLEWMEGKALPGVAALAA; this comes from the coding sequence ATGGCGGCGTACCGGACCCTCGACGGGGTGGATGTTGCGGGGAAACGCGTGCTGATGCGCGCGGACCTCAATGTGCCGCTGCGGGATGGGCGGATTACCGACCTCACGCGGCTGGAGCGGCTTTCGCCCACCATCGTCGAATTGTCCGGCAAGGGTGCGAAGGTGATCGTGCTGTCGCATTTCGACCGGCCGAAGGGCAAACGGGTGGAGAGCATGTCGCTCCGCCCGGTGGCGGGCGCGCTGGGCGAGGTGCTGGGGCGCGAGGTCGGGTTCGTCGAGGATTGCGTCGGCGATGCGGTGGCCGCGGCGGTCGGGGCGATGCAGGACGGCGATGTGCTCGTGCTGGAGAACACCCGGTTCCACGAGGGCGAGGAAGCCAATGACGTGGCACTTGCCATGCTGATCGCGACGCATGGCGAGATGTTCGTCAATGACGCGTTTTCCGCGGCGCATCGGGCGCACGCGACGACCGAGGGGATTGCGCGGCTGCTGCCCTCGTATGCCGGGCGGCTGATGCAGGCGGAACTCGATGCGCTGAATGCCGCGCTCGGCACGCCGCAGCGACCGGTGGGCGCGATCGTGGGCGGATCGAAAGTCTCGACCAAGCTCGATCTGCTGACCAATCTGATCACCAAGGTCGATCTGCTGGTGATCGGCGGGGCGATGGCCAATACGTTCCTGGCGGCGCAGGGGGCGGAACTCGGCAAGTCGTTGCAGGAGACCGCGCTGCATCCGACCGCGCTGGAGATTCTGGCGGCGGCGGAGAAACACGGGTGCCGGATATTGTTGCCGGTGGATTTCGTGGTGAGCGAGACCTTCGCCGCCAATCCGCCGACCGAGGTGGTCTCCGCGCGCAATGTGCCGGCGAACGCCATGGCGCTTGATGTGGGGCCGGCGACGACAGATGAGATCATCGAGGCGGTGAAGGGGTTGAAGACGCTGATCTGGAACGGGCCGCTCGGCGCGTTCGAGACGCCGCCCTTCGATACCGCGACGATGCGGCTGGCGGCGGCGGTGGCCGAGGCGACCGAGGCCGGGATGATTTCGGTGGGCGGCGGCGGGGATACCGTGGCGGCGCTCAAGCAGGCCGGGATCATCGAGCGGATGACCTATGTGTCGAGCGCGGGCGGTGCGTTTCTGGAATGGATGGAAGGCAAGGCGCTGCCGGGGGTTGCGGCGCTCGCGGCCTGA
- a CDS encoding urease accessory protein UreE, producing MRATSILPQGDWPTAGTITLDYDHRHRRRIRLRTDAGADLLLDLAETTHIRDGDGLDCGADGIIRVIAAAEPLAELTGPPELLIRLAWHLGNRHLDVAFRGTSLLIRADHVIEAMVTGLGGTVTRSNAAFDPESGAYAHDHA from the coding sequence ATGCGCGCCACCAGCATCCTCCCGCAAGGCGACTGGCCCACCGCCGGCACCATCACGCTGGATTACGACCATCGCCACCGCCGCCGCATCCGCCTGCGCACCGATGCCGGGGCCGACCTCCTGCTCGACCTCGCCGAGACCACCCATATCCGCGACGGCGACGGGCTCGATTGCGGCGCGGACGGCATCATCCGCGTCATCGCCGCCGCCGAACCCCTCGCCGAACTCACCGGCCCGCCCGAACTGCTCATCCGCCTCGCCTGGCATCTCGGCAACCGCCATCTCGACGTCGCCTTTCGCGGCACCTCCCTGCTGATCCGCGCCGATCACGTCATCGAAGCGATGGTCACCGGCCTCGGCGGCACCGTCACCCGCAGCAACGCCGCCTTCGACCCGGAATCCGGCGCCTACGCCCATGACCATGCCTGA
- a CDS encoding urease accessory protein UreF, with the protein MTMPERDKPEHDTPEPDTPGALLHLLTWLSPAFPTGGFAYSHGLESAVESGGVTSADTLRDWMTDLLHHGSGRNDAILLRHSYRTDDLASIAAFAAASAPARELAAETLHQGSAFTAAARLWLPDTLARTFAAIGPIAYPVAVGALAAATGIEEDAATIAYLHAWTANLVSAGVRLIPLGQTAGLAVQHALEPVLHATAALTRNLPLDAIASACIVAEIAAMRHETQYTRLFRS; encoded by the coding sequence ATGACCATGCCTGAACGCGACAAGCCTGAACACGACACGCCTGAACCCGACACGCCGGGGGCCTTGCTACACCTCCTCACCTGGCTGTCCCCCGCCTTCCCGACCGGCGGCTTCGCCTACTCCCACGGGCTCGAATCCGCGGTCGAATCCGGCGGCGTCACCTCCGCCGACACCCTGCGCGACTGGATGACCGATCTGCTCCACCACGGATCGGGCCGCAACGACGCGATCCTCCTCCGTCACAGCTACCGGACCGACGATCTCGCCAGCATCGCCGCCTTCGCCGCCGCCTCTGCCCCCGCGCGCGAACTCGCCGCCGAAACCCTCCATCAGGGCAGCGCCTTCACCGCCGCCGCCCGGCTTTGGCTGCCCGATACCCTGGCCCGAACCTTCGCCGCCATCGGCCCGATCGCATACCCCGTCGCGGTCGGTGCCCTCGCCGCCGCCACCGGCATCGAGGAAGACGCCGCCACAATCGCCTACCTCCACGCCTGGACCGCCAACCTCGTCTCCGCCGGGGTCCGCCTGATCCCGCTCGGCCAGACCGCCGGCCTCGCCGTGCAGCACGCCCTCGAACCGGTCCTCCACGCCACCGCCGCCCTCACCCGCAACCTCCCGCTCGATGCCATCGCCAGCGCCTGCATCGTCGCCGAAATCGCCGCGATGCGTCACGAAACCCAATACACGAGGCTGTTCCGCTCATGA
- the gap gene encoding type I glyceraldehyde-3-phosphate dehydrogenase, whose amino-acid sequence MAVKVAINGFGRIGRLLLRAMIESGRTDLECVLINDLGSVEDNAHLLRYDSVHGRFPGHVEVKGDSIIITHNGRAYAPIKVSAERDPSKVPLQGVDVAMECTGLFTKREAAAKLIEAGARKVLVSAPADGVDATIVYGVNHDTLTKEMTIISNASCTTNCLAPMAMVLHEAFGIERGYMVTIHSYTGDQKTVDTLHKDRHRARAAALSMIPTSTGAAKAVGLVLPDLKGKLDGTAIRVPTPNVSLVSLDVNLKKHATKDEINAAMKAASEGKLKGIMGYSTEALVSSDFNHVAYSCSFDAPQTAVVDHALARVMGWYDNEWGFSNRMCDTVALFGSL is encoded by the coding sequence ATGGCTGTGAAAGTCGCGATCAACGGGTTTGGCCGGATCGGCAGGTTGTTGTTGCGGGCGATGATCGAGAGCGGGCGGACCGACCTCGAATGCGTGCTGATCAACGATCTGGGCAGTGTCGAGGATAACGCGCATCTGTTGCGGTATGACTCGGTGCATGGCCGCTTTCCAGGGCATGTCGAGGTCAAGGGTGACAGCATCATCATCACCCATAACGGTCGGGCCTATGCGCCGATCAAGGTTTCGGCGGAGCGCGATCCGAGCAAGGTGCCGTTGCAGGGCGTCGATGTCGCGATGGAGTGCACCGGGCTGTTCACCAAGCGCGAGGCGGCGGCCAAGCTGATCGAGGCCGGGGCGCGCAAGGTGCTGGTTTCGGCGCCGGCGGACGGGGTGGATGCGACGATCGTCTACGGCGTGAACCACGATACGCTGACCAAGGAGATGACGATCATTTCCAATGCGTCGTGCACGACGAACTGCCTCGCGCCGATGGCGATGGTGCTGCACGAGGCGTTCGGGATCGAGCGCGGATATATGGTGACGATCCATTCCTATACCGGCGATCAGAAGACGGTGGATACGCTGCACAAGGACCGTCACCGGGCGCGGGCGGCGGCGCTGTCAATGATTCCGACCTCGACCGGGGCGGCCAAGGCGGTGGGGCTGGTGCTGCCGGATCTGAAGGGCAAGCTGGACGGGACCGCGATCCGGGTGCCGACGCCGAATGTCTCGCTGGTGTCGCTCGATGTGAACTTGAAGAAGCATGCGACCAAGGACGAGATCAACGCGGCCATGAAGGCGGCGAGCGAGGGCAAGCTCAAGGGGATCATGGGGTATTCGACCGAGGCGCTGGTCAGCTCCGATTTCAACCATGTCGCTTATTCGTGCAGCTTCGATGCGCCGCAGACCGCCGTGGTCGATCATGCGCTGGCGCGGGTGATGGGCTGGTACGACAATGAATGGGGCTTCTCGAACCGGATGTGCGACACGGTCGCGTTGTTCGGGTCGCTCTGA
- the ureG gene encoding urease accessory protein UreG, translating to MSKTALRVGVGGPVGSGKTALMDALCRAFRDRFDIAAITNDIYTREDAEFLTRAGSLIPERILGIETGGCPHTAIREDASANLAGVADLQHRFPALDLILIESGGDNLAATFSPELADITIYVIDVSAGDKIPRKGGPGITRSDLLVINKIDLAPYVGADLGVMDRDAKRMRGERPFVFTNIRTGQGVTAIADFIIHTGGLA from the coding sequence ATGAGCAAAACCGCATTACGCGTCGGCGTCGGCGGCCCGGTCGGCTCCGGCAAGACCGCACTGATGGACGCGCTGTGCCGCGCCTTCCGCGACCGGTTCGACATCGCGGCAATCACCAACGACATCTACACGCGGGAGGACGCCGAATTCCTCACCCGCGCCGGTTCGTTGATCCCCGAGCGCATCCTCGGCATCGAAACCGGCGGCTGCCCCCACACCGCGATCCGCGAGGATGCCAGCGCCAACCTCGCCGGCGTCGCCGACCTGCAACACCGCTTCCCCGCCCTCGATCTCATCCTGATCGAATCCGGCGGCGACAATCTCGCCGCCACCTTCAGCCCCGAACTCGCCGACATCACCATCTACGTGATCGACGTCTCGGCGGGCGACAAAATCCCCCGCAAGGGCGGCCCCGGCATCACCCGCAGCGACCTGCTGGTCATCAACAAAATCGACCTCGCCCCCTATGTCGGCGCGGATCTCGGCGTGATGGACCGCGATGCGAAACGCATGCGCGGCGAGCGCCCCTTCGTCTTCACCAATATCCGCACCGGTCAGGGCGTCACCGCCATCGCCGATTTCATCATCCACACCGGCGGCCTCGCCTGA
- a CDS encoding type II toxin-antitoxin system VapC family toxin produces MYLVDTNVISAPAPSRVPLPELTTWMHAHSADLFLSTVTIAEIENGIAKAKREGATRKAINLAAWLETTLHLYAPRILPFDLPTARLAGHLSDQARAQGHAPGFADIIIAATAQHHGMTILTRNLRHFAPLGIPVHDPFARLP; encoded by the coding sequence TTGTACCTCGTCGACACCAACGTCATCTCGGCCCCCGCGCCCTCACGCGTTCCCCTGCCCGAACTGACCACCTGGATGCACGCCCACTCAGCCGACTTGTTCCTCTCCACCGTCACGATCGCCGAAATCGAGAATGGCATCGCCAAAGCCAAACGCGAGGGAGCAACCCGCAAAGCAATCAACCTCGCCGCCTGGCTCGAAACCACACTCCACCTCTACGCGCCCCGCATCCTCCCGTTCGACCTCCCAACCGCCCGCCTCGCCGGTCATCTATCAGACCAAGCCCGAGCCCAGGGACACGCCCCAGGCTTCGCCGACATCATCATCGCCGCCACCGCACAACACCACGGAATGACGATCCTGACCCGCAACCTGCGGCACTTCGCCCCATTGGGAATACCCGTGCACGACCCGTTCGCCCGCTTGCCCTGA
- a CDS encoding PIN domain-containing protein: MRYLLDTNIISNITRPVPSDRLMGWMAARHDADLFISSLTVAEIRRGVLEMPEGRRRDGLEAWFSGAEGPQALFAGRVLGFDVAAGLIWARLMAEGRARGHPRSAFDMIIAATALANDCVVVTDNEKDFAGIEIVNPVRRG; encoded by the coding sequence ATGCGGTATCTGCTCGATACCAATATCATCAGCAATATCACGAGGCCGGTGCCGTCCGACCGGCTGATGGGGTGGATGGCGGCGCGGCATGATGCGGACTTGTTCATCAGTTCGCTGACGGTTGCGGAGATCAGGCGCGGGGTGCTGGAGATGCCGGAGGGGCGGCGGCGCGATGGGTTGGAGGCGTGGTTCAGTGGGGCGGAGGGGCCGCAGGCGCTGTTTGCCGGGCGGGTATTGGGGTTCGATGTGGCGGCGGGCTTGATCTGGGCGCGGTTGATGGCCGAGGGCAGGGCGCGGGGGCATCCGCGGAGTGCGTTCGACATGATCATCGCAGCGACCGCGCTGGCCAATGATTGCGTGGTGGTGACGGATAATGAGAAGGATTTCGCGGGGATCGAGATCGTCAATCCGGTGCGGCGCGGCTGA
- the tkt gene encoding transketolase, producing MASSGDHASNEIALEFQKKVLSRPMTEVRMMANAVRALAIDGVQKANSGHPGMPMGMADVATVLWTKFMKYDAADPHWADRDRFILSAGHGSMLLYSLLHLTGYENMSIEDLKNFRQLGSHTAGHPEREEHPAIEMTTGPLGQGISTATGFALAEKMLAARFGKSLVDHRTWVIASDGDMMEGVSHEACAIAGHLALNKICVLYDDNSISIDGSTEIAMTDDVVRRFIGYGWAAKRIDGHDPVAIEEAIKWAMRNRKPTLIACKTIIGFGAPTKAGTSGTHGSPLGNDEAAAAKALLGWTAPPFVVPEEVLTPWRAAGARGEGARRAWLKRLAGSNRRAEFDAAMASELPAAYSEAMDALRAKIAETKPNLATRVASQMALDAIVPVVPEMVGGSADLTPSNNTFVKSMGTCLPGDYSGRYIHFGVREHGMGTTLNGLALHGGLIPYGGTFFIFSDYCRPAIRLAALMRARSIFVLTHDSIGLGEDGPTHQPVEHLASFRAMPNVLVMRPGDAMETAECWDVAMHHKDGPVLMVLSRQNMPTLPRDHGAENLSARGGYVVIGAKHQRKATLIATGSEVAIAVQAHEMLAKEGIDVTVSSVPSFELFDKQDAGYREEVLGEAPRIGIEAAVGYGWDRYLGDNGTFIGMHSFGASAPYQKLYQHFGITAEAVVAAVKAKL from the coding sequence ATGGCCAGCAGCGGCGACCATGCCAGTAATGAAATTGCGCTCGAATTCCAGAAGAAGGTGTTGTCGCGCCCGATGACCGAGGTGCGGATGATGGCGAATGCCGTCCGCGCTCTGGCGATCGATGGGGTGCAGAAGGCCAATTCCGGTCATCCGGGCATGCCGATGGGCATGGCGGACGTGGCGACGGTGTTGTGGACCAAGTTCATGAAATACGATGCGGCCGACCCGCATTGGGCGGATCGGGACCGGTTCATTCTCTCGGCGGGCCATGGCTCGATGCTGCTGTATTCGCTGCTGCATCTGACCGGCTACGAGAATATGTCGATCGAGGATCTGAAGAATTTCCGCCAGTTGGGCTCGCATACCGCCGGGCATCCGGAGCGCGAGGAGCATCCGGCGATCGAGATGACCACCGGGCCGCTGGGCCAGGGGATTTCGACCGCGACGGGGTTTGCGCTCGCCGAGAAGATGCTGGCGGCGCGGTTCGGCAAGTCGCTGGTGGATCACCGGACCTGGGTGATCGCCTCCGACGGCGACATGATGGAGGGCGTGAGCCACGAGGCCTGCGCGATTGCCGGGCATCTGGCGCTGAACAAGATTTGCGTGCTGTACGACGATAATTCGATCTCGATCGATGGCAGTACCGAGATTGCGATGACCGATGACGTGGTCAGGCGGTTTATCGGGTATGGCTGGGCGGCCAAGCGGATCGACGGGCATGATCCGGTGGCGATCGAGGAGGCGATCAAGTGGGCGATGCGGAACCGCAAGCCGACGCTGATCGCGTGCAAGACGATCATCGGGTTCGGCGCGCCGACCAAGGCGGGGACCTCGGGCACGCATGGCTCGCCGCTGGGCAATGACGAGGCCGCGGCGGCGAAGGCGTTGCTCGGCTGGACCGCGCCGCCGTTCGTGGTGCCGGAAGAGGTGCTGACGCCGTGGCGTGCGGCGGGGGCCAGAGGCGAGGGCGCGCGGCGGGCGTGGCTGAAGCGGCTGGCGGGGAGCAATCGCCGCGCCGAGTTCGATGCCGCGATGGCGAGCGAATTGCCGGCGGCCTACAGCGAGGCGATGGACGCGCTGCGCGCGAAGATCGCCGAGACCAAGCCCAATCTTGCAACACGGGTGGCGAGCCAGATGGCGCTCGATGCGATCGTGCCGGTGGTGCCGGAGATGGTCGGCGGGTCGGCGGATCTGACGCCCTCGAACAACACGTTCGTCAAATCGATGGGGACGTGCCTGCCGGGGGATTATTCCGGGCGGTACATCCATTTCGGGGTGCGCGAGCATGGGATGGGCACGACGCTGAACGGGCTGGCGCTGCATGGCGGGCTGATTCCGTATGGCGGGACGTTCTTTATTTTCTCGGATTACTGCCGTCCGGCGATCCGGCTGGCGGCGCTGATGCGGGCGCGGTCGATCTTTGTGCTCACGCATGACAGTATCGGGTTGGGCGAGGATGGGCCGACTCATCAGCCGGTGGAGCATCTGGCGTCGTTCCGGGCGATGCCGAACGTGCTGGTGATGCGGCCGGGCGATGCGATGGAGACCGCCGAGTGCTGGGATGTCGCGATGCATCACAAGGACGGGCCGGTGCTGATGGTGCTGAGCCGCCAGAACATGCCGACCCTGCCGCGCGATCATGGGGCCGAGAACTTGTCGGCGCGTGGCGGGTATGTGGTGATCGGGGCGAAGCATCAGCGCAAGGCGACGCTGATTGCGACCGGGTCGGAAGTGGCGATCGCGGTGCAGGCGCATGAGATGCTGGCGAAAGAGGGCATCGATGTGACGGTGTCTTCGGTGCCGAGTTTCGAGCTGTTCGACAAGCAGGATGCCGGGTATCGGGAAGAGGTGCTCGGTGAGGCGCCGCGGATCGGGATCGAGGCGGCGGTCGGGTATGGCTGGGACCGGTATCTGGGTGATAACGGCACGTTCATCGGGATGCACAGTTTCGGGGCGAGCGCGCCTTATCAGAAATTGTACCAGCATTTCGGAATTACTGCCGAGGCCGTCGTTGCCGCTGTGAAGGCGAAACTTTAA
- a CDS encoding Nramp family divalent metal transporter, with protein sequence MSETRTRTRLSDRTAAAISDRLSGTVRRRNPLLFVGPAVVVSIAYMDPGNFATNIQAGAAYGYTLLWVVVMASLIAMLFQALSAKLGIVTGRNLAELCRDEFPTTLTIPMWIVSEIAAMATDLAEFLGGAIGISLLTHIPLFAAMVITGLITYAILLLDRRGFRPMEIAIGALVGVISLCYLAEMFIAPVDWGQTALHSVLPNIPNAAALTIAVGIVGATVMPHALYLHSGLTGGRVAPRNPAEKRLLLRFSNREVIIALGIAGLVNMAMVIMASSAFHLGHSGIADIGAAYHTLVPLLGAGAAAIFLVSLLASGISSSVVGTMAGQLIMQGFVGFTIPIWLRRVLTMIPAFIVVGLGVDPTRALIISQVILSLALPVPMLALVWFTRKKSLMGAHANRGITDVAALLGAAIILILNLILIAQTFGLPIPFLG encoded by the coding sequence GTGAGCGAAACCCGAACCCGAACCCGCCTGAGCGACCGCACCGCCGCCGCGATCAGCGACCGTCTCTCCGGCACGGTCCGCCGCCGCAATCCGCTGCTGTTCGTCGGTCCCGCCGTCGTCGTCTCGATCGCCTACATGGACCCCGGCAATTTCGCGACCAACATCCAGGCCGGCGCCGCCTACGGCTACACCCTGCTCTGGGTGGTCGTCATGGCGAGCCTGATCGCCATGCTGTTCCAGGCCCTCTCGGCCAAGCTCGGCATCGTCACCGGCCGCAACCTCGCCGAACTCTGCCGCGACGAATTCCCGACCACCCTGACCATCCCGATGTGGATCGTCAGTGAAATCGCCGCGATGGCGACCGACCTCGCCGAATTCCTCGGCGGCGCCATCGGCATCTCATTGCTCACCCACATCCCGCTCTTCGCCGCCATGGTGATCACCGGCCTCATCACCTACGCGATCCTCCTGCTCGACCGGCGCGGCTTCCGCCCGATGGAAATCGCCATCGGCGCGCTGGTCGGGGTGATCAGCCTCTGCTACCTCGCCGAAATGTTCATCGCCCCGGTCGATTGGGGCCAGACCGCCCTGCATTCGGTCCTGCCGAACATCCCGAACGCCGCCGCCCTCACCATCGCGGTCGGCATCGTCGGCGCCACCGTCATGCCCCACGCGCTCTATCTCCACTCCGGCCTCACCGGGGGCCGCGTGGCCCCGCGCAACCCCGCCGAAAAGCGCCTGCTGCTCCGCTTCTCCAACCGTGAAGTCATCATCGCCCTCGGCATCGCGGGCTTGGTCAACATGGCCATGGTGATCATGGCCTCCAGCGCCTTTCATCTCGGCCATTCCGGCATCGCCGATATCGGCGCGGCCTACCACACGCTGGTCCCGCTGCTCGGTGCCGGAGCCGCCGCGATCTTTCTGGTCTCGCTGCTCGCCTCGGGCATTTCAAGCTCCGTGGTCGGCACCATGGCCGGTCAGCTCATCATGCAGGGCTTCGTCGGCTTCACCATCCCGATCTGGCTGCGCCGGGTTCTGACCATGATCCCCGCCTTCATCGTGGTCGGCCTCGGGGTCGATCCCACCCGCGCCCTGATCATCAGCCAGGTCATCCTCAGCCTCGCCCTGCCGGTGCCGATGCTGGCTCTGGTCTGGTTCACCCGCAAAAAATCACTGATGGGCGCTCACGCCAATCGCGGCATCACGGATGTCGCGGCCCTGCTCGGCGCCGCGATCATCCTGATCCTCAACCTCATCCTGATCGCCCAGACCTTCGGTCTGCCGATCCCGTTCCTCGGCTGA
- a CDS encoding type II toxin-antitoxin system Phd/YefM family antitoxin — protein MREIQLRDAKASLSAMVDDAVRGEPAIITRHGKPEAVLLSFAEWQRLSHVPSFGQLLMAAPLDEADLPPRNTTPPRDSGL, from the coding sequence ATGCGGGAAATCCAGCTTCGCGACGCCAAGGCCAGCCTGTCCGCCATGGTGGACGATGCAGTACGCGGCGAACCCGCCATCATCACCCGCCACGGCAAACCCGAGGCCGTACTATTAAGCTTCGCGGAATGGCAACGTCTCTCGCACGTACCCTCCTTCGGCCAATTGCTGATGGCAGCACCTCTCGACGAAGCCGATCTCCCACCCCGCAACACCACCCCACCCCGTGATAGCGGCCTCTGA